The genomic interval TAAATGAGGAAATTTATCTCCTATTAAGTTAAGTTCAATCCCAAATTCTAGATAAGCTTTTAGTCCATCTAAAACGGTAGTAAAGCCACCCGTATTGTTTTTAATTATCTCGATTAAGTCGTCACCTGTTTGGCTAAAACCGTAGTTTTTAATAACGACATAAGTTGAGTTATCTGTTAATGCTGTAAACTCAAAGTCAACCGTTGTTGTTGGGTCATCCCATTCAATAGTAATTTTTTTATTTGGTATAATTTCCTTTACCTGTATTCCACTTGAAACATTATACATTTCCCATTCCCAAGTGACTGTCTTGCCAACTTCTAATTGTCCACTTGATTTAGTAAACCAAAATTTCGTTGTAATAGCTGGGTCAATAAAAGATTGAAAAACGATTGATATAGGTTTTCTGATTAACATTTGTGTTTCTACTGTCGGCATG from Candidatus Dependentiae bacterium carries:
- a CDS encoding SRPBCC family protein: MTNNMPTVETQMLIRKPISIVFQSFIDPAITTKFWFTKSSGQLEVGKTVTWEWEMYNVSSGIQVKEIIPNKKITIEWDDPTTTVDFEFTALTDNSTYVVIKNYGFSQTGDDLIEIIKNNTGGFTTVLDGLKAYLEFGIELNLIGDKFPHLGQK